From one Anaerococcus prevotii DSM 20548 genomic stretch:
- a CDS encoding toxic anion resistance protein, producing the protein MSDIELRLDGLSEDDKLDTISDKEIDLVENKITFSPDEEKMIDEFSKKIDLEDTNIILQYGSGAQKKISNFSEKTLDTVKNKDLGEIGGLLDKLVVDIKSMDAEETSGPLGFFKKQVNKIDALKSKYQSAEKNIGDISKILENHQITLMKDISMLDQMYELNEDYYKEISMYIEAGNRKLMATYNEDIPALESKARESNLPLDAQKVNDLKAQANRFEKKLHDLDLTRMVSIQMAPQIRMVQSSNSIMAEKIQTTIVNTIPLWKNQMVLALGMNHTDQAIRTQKRVTDLTNDLLRKNADTLKQNTIETAKATERGIIDLDTIKHTNEALISTIEEVRNIQIEGKKNRELAKAEIKSLEEELKRNLNK; encoded by the coding sequence ATGAGCGATATAGAATTAAGACTAGACGGATTATCAGAAGACGATAAGCTCGATACAATAAGTGACAAAGAAATTGACCTAGTAGAAAATAAAATCACATTTTCCCCTGACGAAGAAAAGATGATCGATGAGTTTTCCAAAAAAATCGATCTAGAAGATACAAATATCATCCTCCAATACGGATCTGGTGCCCAAAAAAAGATTTCAAACTTCTCAGAAAAGACCCTGGATACCGTAAAAAACAAAGACCTTGGAGAAATTGGCGGCCTCCTAGACAAATTGGTTGTAGATATAAAGTCAATGGATGCGGAAGAGACTTCTGGCCCTTTAGGATTTTTCAAAAAACAAGTAAACAAGATAGATGCCCTAAAATCTAAATATCAATCGGCGGAAAAAAACATAGGAGATATATCCAAAATCTTAGAAAACCACCAAATAACCTTGATGAAAGATATTTCCATGCTCGATCAGATGTATGAGCTAAATGAAGACTATTATAAGGAAATCTCAATGTATATAGAAGCAGGTAATAGAAAGCTTATGGCAACTTACAACGAGGATATACCTGCTCTTGAATCCAAGGCCCGTGAGTCTAACCTCCCTCTTGACGCCCAGAAGGTAAACGACCTAAAGGCTCAGGCCAACCGCTTCGAGAAAAAGCTCCATGATTTGGACCTTACAAGGATGGTCTCAATCCAAATGGCCCCACAAATCAGGATGGTCCAATCATCAAACTCAATTATGGCAGAAAAGATTCAAACAACCATAGTAAACACCATTCCACTCTGGAAGAACCAAATGGTCCTAGCCCTAGGCATGAATCACACCGACCAAGCCATAAGGACCCAAAAGAGAGTTACAGACTTAACCAATGATCTCTTAAGGAAAAATGCAGATACCCTAAAACAAAACACAATCGAGACTGCTAAGGCCACAGAACGTGGTATAATCGACCTAGATACAATTAAGCATACCAACGAGGCTTTGATTTCAACCATAGAAGAAGTTAGAAATATCCAAATCGAGGGTAAAAAGAATAGAGAGCTTGCCAAAGCTGAAATTAAAAGCTTAGAAGAAGAACTAAAAAGAAATCTTAACAAATAA
- a CDS encoding PTS sugar transporter subunit IIB, whose product MVGIILASHGGFADGIKESAQMIFGEQEKFESVCLLPSMGPDDFRANLEKAIEKLDTEEILFLVDLWGGTPFNQSSNLFEGNEDKWAIVAGMNLPMVIEALSERFTAEKSHDIAKAIVGSAKEGVKIKPEDLNPVEEAKTEVKEDNIPKGSIPEGTVLGDGKIDIGLARIDTRLLHGQVATSWTKSINPDRIIVVSNSVSKDELRKNMVMEAAPPGVKAHVIPIWKMKEIMDDPRFGATRALLLFEKPQDVLEFLELGGKLDKVNLGSMAYKQGDINLTNAVSMNADDVKCFDKILEYGIKIDVRKVPADKNENFDNLMKKAKRELNIN is encoded by the coding sequence ATGGTAGGAATAATACTCGCAAGCCACGGCGGTTTTGCCGATGGTATCAAAGAATCCGCTCAAATGATCTTTGGCGAGCAAGAAAAATTCGAATCAGTATGCCTACTACCTTCAATGGGACCCGATGATTTTAGAGCAAATCTCGAAAAAGCCATTGAAAAATTAGATACTGAAGAGATTCTTTTCTTGGTTGACCTTTGGGGCGGTACACCATTTAACCAAAGCTCAAATTTATTTGAGGGAAACGAGGATAAATGGGCAATCGTTGCTGGCATGAACCTTCCTATGGTTATAGAAGCTTTAAGCGAGAGATTTACTGCAGAGAAATCTCATGATATAGCAAAGGCTATAGTAGGATCAGCCAAAGAAGGAGTTAAGATTAAGCCGGAAGATCTTAACCCAGTAGAAGAAGCGAAAACAGAAGTCAAGGAAGATAATATTCCTAAGGGATCTATCCCAGAAGGAACAGTTCTTGGAGATGGTAAGATCGATATTGGTCTTGCAAGAATAGACACAAGACTTCTCCACGGACAAGTCGCTACAAGCTGGACAAAGTCAATAAATCCTGACAGAATCATAGTTGTAAGTAATAGCGTAAGCAAAGACGAGCTAAGAAAGAACATGGTAATGGAAGCAGCTCCTCCAGGAGTTAAGGCTCACGTAATCCCTATTTGGAAGATGAAGGAGATTATGGATGATCCACGTTTTGGAGCAACTCGTGCTTTATTATTGTTTGAAAAACCACAAGATGTCCTAGAATTCCTAGAACTAGGCGGAAAGCTAGATAAGGTTAACCTAGGATCAATGGCTTACAAACAAGGAGATATCAACCTTACAAACGCTGTTTCAATGAATGCTGATGATGTTAAATGTTTTGACAAAATCCTAGAATACGGAATAAAGATCGATGTCAGAAAAGTTCCAGCAGACAAGAACGAAAATTTCGACAACTTGATGAAAAAAGCTAAAAGAGAATTAAATATTAATTAA
- a CDS encoding insulinase family protein has translation MTYNLLKKEDFENLGLTVFLYEHEKTKANIIYVKTDDENKTFAISFKTPPTDSKGKAHIMEHSVLNGSKKYRTKDPFMDMASSSLQTFLNAMTYPDKTVYPVSSENDKDFSNLVDVYLDAVFNPLAIEKKEILDQEGWHYEMEDGKITGISGVVYNEMKGALSDPESLIYNDINSLLYKDSPYEYESGGNPREIGDLTYDEFVDFYKNHYHPSNCLIYFYGNMDIDPLLTRLDEEYLSKYDYEDFDNEIEVKENYYPEIIEGTYPASKIEEDSDYLSYAFLASSALDSKDYLTLSILVNTIFNMDSSKIRNEINEKLAPEYFYARPGYGNRSSVLIQAQKTDGNKVEDFVEIIENGLEEASKNLSIESLKSAFSIFDFAQRESLNDTSRGLSYILMTSLDADPFSVYRLVDTLDELRKLIGTGYYEDFIKKYFLNNKTKLVHIARADKDYRKKQDEEFNEKIEKLNEEMTPISLKKIEDDLEALKDYQNRENTAEEKATIPRLELRDVPTTLPKTPREVHEDKFKFVYHELETSGLIYANLYFNIDHLSLDEMQNLQLIGELLGSIDTKNISYKDIDDVIWQYLTGLNFTIASIRINDDKIENNFKVTFKTTRENIPRAVEIVKDFLVNTIFDDQKRILELLRIRKSVFESGMYDSGHLIAINRNNSHIDKLSYIKEKLSGIDYYLFIKDAIQKASEDFDTLKSELENLYRKILSTDLTLNITGDRKDFESLKENILEEFAFLDERFDKKPLDFKKNPIKEAILSDASVNYISKSRDLKDLGLSYKGSLSLASSIISNPYLYELIRAKGGAYGAGMIIDRSALFSTYSYRDPNIEKTLESYDKISEIARKLDMDDGEFANQQISTMGKFLRPKSPSQKADSDFVNYNKENPKDEEEILKEIKEADLSDIRALADILDKALAYNNILVFGNRGKILEKKDLFDKIVDLAD, from the coding sequence ATGACTTACAATTTATTAAAAAAAGAAGATTTTGAAAACTTAGGCCTAACAGTATTTCTCTATGAACACGAAAAGACTAAGGCCAATATTATATATGTAAAAACAGATGACGAAAACAAGACTTTTGCTATAAGCTTTAAGACACCACCGACTGATTCTAAGGGCAAGGCTCATATAATGGAGCACTCTGTCCTTAATGGATCGAAGAAATACAGGACCAAGGACCCCTTTATGGACATGGCTTCATCAAGCCTTCAGACTTTCCTAAATGCCATGACCTATCCTGACAAGACCGTCTATCCTGTATCAAGTGAAAACGATAAGGACTTTTCTAACCTAGTCGATGTGTACCTAGATGCAGTCTTTAATCCCCTAGCCATAGAGAAAAAGGAAATCCTAGACCAAGAGGGCTGGCACTATGAAATGGAAGATGGGAAAATCACTGGCATATCTGGCGTTGTCTACAACGAGATGAAGGGAGCCTTGTCCGATCCTGAAAGTCTAATCTATAACGATATAAATTCGCTTTTATATAAGGATAGCCCTTACGAGTATGAATCTGGAGGAAATCCAAGAGAAATCGGTGATTTGACCTATGATGAGTTTGTTGATTTTTACAAAAACCACTACCACCCATCCAACTGTCTAATTTATTTCTATGGAAATATGGACATAGACCCACTCCTTACCCGCTTGGACGAAGAATACCTAAGCAAGTATGACTACGAAGACTTTGATAATGAAATAGAAGTCAAAGAGAATTACTATCCTGAAATAATCGAAGGCACTTATCCAGCAAGTAAAATCGAGGAAGACTCTGATTATCTTTCCTATGCTTTCCTCGCAAGCTCTGCCCTTGATAGCAAAGACTATCTAACCCTTTCTATCCTTGTAAATACCATCTTTAATATGGACTCATCAAAGATTAGAAATGAAATTAATGAGAAACTTGCTCCAGAGTACTTCTACGCAAGACCAGGATATGGCAATAGGTCTTCTGTCCTAATCCAAGCTCAAAAGACTGACGGAAATAAGGTCGAGGACTTTGTAGAAATAATAGAAAATGGCCTAGAAGAAGCAAGTAAGAATCTTTCTATAGAAAGTCTTAAGTCTGCCTTTTCTATATTTGATTTTGCCCAAAGAGAGAGCCTAAATGATACTAGTCGCGGACTTTCCTATATACTAATGACAAGTCTTGATGCAGATCCCTTCTCTGTATATAGGCTGGTCGATACCCTAGATGAGCTAAGAAAGCTAATCGGGACTGGTTATTACGAGGATTTCATAAAAAAATACTTCCTAAATAACAAAACCAAGCTCGTCCATATAGCAAGAGCCGACAAGGACTATAGGAAAAAGCAAGATGAGGAATTCAATGAAAAAATCGAAAAGTTAAACGAGGAGATGACTCCTATATCTCTTAAGAAAATCGAAGATGACCTAGAAGCCCTTAAAGATTATCAAAATAGGGAAAACACAGCAGAAGAGAAGGCTACAATACCAAGACTAGAGCTTCGCGATGTGCCTACGACTCTTCCTAAAACCCCTAGAGAAGTCCATGAAGATAAGTTCAAATTCGTCTACCACGAACTTGAAACAAGCGGTCTAATCTATGCTAATCTTTACTTTAATATTGATCATTTAAGCTTAGATGAAATGCAAAATCTCCAGCTAATTGGAGAACTCTTAGGATCAATTGATACCAAAAATATTTCCTACAAGGATATAGATGATGTAATATGGCAATATCTAACAGGACTAAACTTTACTATAGCAAGCATTAGGATAAATGACGACAAAATCGAAAATAACTTTAAAGTAACTTTCAAGACTACTAGGGAAAATATTCCAAGAGCTGTGGAAATAGTGAAGGACTTTTTGGTAAATACAATCTTTGATGATCAAAAAAGAATCCTCGAGCTTCTAAGGATAAGAAAGTCAGTCTTTGAATCAGGCATGTATGATTCAGGCCATCTCATAGCCATAAATAGGAATAATTCCCATATAGATAAGCTATCCTATATCAAGGAGAAACTTTCTGGAATAGACTACTATCTTTTCATAAAAGATGCTATCCAAAAAGCAAGCGAAGACTTTGATACTTTAAAAAGCGAGCTAGAAAATCTATATAGAAAAATCCTATCTACAGATCTGACCTTAAATATTACCGGAGATAGGAAAGATTTTGAAAGCTTGAAGGAAAATATCTTAGAAGAATTTGCCTTCCTTGATGAAAGATTCGACAAAAAACCACTAGATTTCAAGAAAAATCCAATAAAAGAAGCCATCTTATCTGATGCAAGTGTAAATTACATTTCCAAATCACGAGACCTCAAGGATTTAGGTCTTTCCTATAAGGGGAGCTTATCTCTTGCAAGCTCAATAATATCAAACCCTTATCTATACGAGTTAATCAGAGCCAAGGGAGGGGCTTATGGAGCAGGGATGATTATAGATAGGTCAGCTCTTTTTTCAACTTACTCCTACAGGGACCCTAATATAGAAAAGACTCTAGAAAGCTATGATAAGATTTCTGAAATCGCAAGAAAGCTTGATATGGACGATGGGGAATTCGCTAACCAGCAAATTTCAACCATGGGTAAGTTTCTAAGACCTAAGTCTCCTTCCCAAAAGGCAGATAGTGACTTTGTTAATTACAATAAGGAAAATCCTAAAGATGAAGAGGAAATCCTAAAAGAGATCAAAGAAGCAGACTTATCTGATATAAGAGCTTTGGCAGATATTTTAGATAAGGCCCTCGCCTACAATAATATCCTTGTTTTCGGAAATAGAGGAAAAATCCTTGAGAAAAAAGACTTATTCGATAAGATAGTCGATCTAGCTGATTAA
- a CDS encoding Gfo/Idh/MocA family protein, whose protein sequence is MKLGILGSGKIIKEVLPVLEQVENIDLVAIAGRHERKLEDLVEEFNIGKYYIGIDDLLADPDIDTIYVALPNNLHYEAMDKAIDKGKDIICEKPFCGNLRETKDIFDRAFAKGLIVLEAASHRFIPNALAVRDELKKLGEIKIVSFNYSQYSSRYDKFKEGEIAPVFDRSMNGGALMDINFYNVDYLSMLFGRPKAVKYFPNMERGIDTSGILYLDYGDFKAIAIGSKDSDASLVNTIQTDRGTIEITDAINSFSTFRIKESGKDVFKEVNVNEPYHRMVYEFREFLEIISQRDMKKARKLFKISLDTSWILTEARKFAAIDFPND, encoded by the coding sequence ATGAAATTAGGTATACTAGGATCTGGTAAGATTATAAAAGAAGTGCTGCCAGTTTTGGAACAAGTAGAAAATATAGATCTAGTGGCCATAGCAGGCCGCCATGAACGAAAGTTAGAAGATCTAGTAGAGGAATTTAATATAGGAAAATACTATATAGGCATAGATGATCTTTTAGCTGATCCTGATATAGACACAATCTATGTCGCTTTGCCAAATAATCTCCACTATGAAGCTATGGATAAAGCTATAGATAAGGGAAAGGATATTATATGCGAGAAGCCTTTTTGTGGAAACTTAAGAGAGACTAAGGATATATTTGACAGGGCTTTTGCCAAGGGACTAATAGTTCTTGAGGCGGCAAGCCATAGATTTATCCCTAATGCCCTAGCTGTAAGAGATGAGCTTAAGAAATTGGGAGAAATAAAAATCGTTTCATTTAACTATTCCCAATATTCTTCTAGATATGATAAGTTCAAAGAAGGGGAAATAGCTCCAGTATTTGATAGGTCGATGAATGGAGGGGCCCTTATGGATATCAATTTCTATAATGTGGATTACCTATCTATGCTTTTTGGAAGGCCTAAGGCAGTTAAGTATTTTCCTAATATGGAAAGGGGGATTGATACATCAGGCATCCTTTACCTAGATTATGGGGACTTTAAGGCTATTGCCATAGGCAGCAAGGACTCTGATGCAAGTTTGGTTAATACTATCCAAACAGATAGGGGAACAATAGAAATAACTGACGCTATCAATTCATTTTCAACCTTCAGGATTAAAGAATCAGGGAAAGATGTTTTCAAAGAAGTAAACGTAAATGAGCCTTATCATAGGATGGTCTATGAATTTAGAGAATTTCTAGAAATTATTAGCCAAAGGGATATGAAAAAGGCGAGAAAGCTTTTTAAGATAAGTCTTGATACCTCATGGATTCTCACAGAAGCTAGGAAGTTCGCTGCTATAGATTTCCCAAATGATTAA
- a CDS encoding DUF956 family protein, with the protein MVQSQNTKVDLTIPATNLNGLTSQGKVMVGDRAFEYYNDRNKADFIQIPRKEIRLVTAAVIFKKKITRFAIHTKSNGDFIFSTRDNKKTLRAINKYIADDKLRKSMTVLDYLKRK; encoded by the coding sequence ATGGTTCAATCGCAAAACACCAAAGTCGATTTAACTATCCCTGCCACTAACCTAAATGGCCTTACTTCTCAAGGTAAGGTCATGGTTGGCGATAGGGCTTTTGAATATTACAATGACAGGAACAAGGCAGATTTTATCCAAATACCTCGGAAAGAAATTAGGCTTGTGACTGCAGCTGTTATCTTTAAGAAGAAAATCACGAGATTTGCCATTCATACCAAAAGCAATGGAGATTTTATTTTCTCTACCAGAGATAACAAGAAAACCCTAAGAGCTATAAATAAATATATAGCAGACGATAAACTAAGGAAGTCTATGACTGTACTAGATTATCTAAAAAGAAAATAA
- a CDS encoding PTS system mannose/fructose/sorbose family transporter subunit IID, translating into MTENINNNEERIVLNQSVRRKVCNRHQFLQGTWNYERMQNGGWAFSMIPAIKALYKDKEDQKLALKRHLEFYNTHPYVSSPVMGVTLAMEEERANGTPIDDAAINGVKVGMMGPLAGVGDPVFWFTLRPILGALGASLALSGNPLGPIIFFVFWNLIRYIFEWKTQEMGYKAGNEITKDLSGGLLGRVTLMASILGMFIVGALVQRWVSINFAVNVSEITQQPGSYIDWASLPAGAEGIKEALTQYHNIGATALDPVKVTTLQDNLDSLIPGLVPLLLTLGICKLLKKDVSPIAIIVALFVIGIIARFFGIM; encoded by the coding sequence ATGACTGAAAATATAAACAATAATGAAGAAAGAATTGTCCTAAATCAATCTGTTCGTAGAAAGGTCTGCAACCGTCACCAATTCCTCCAAGGAACATGGAACTACGAGAGAATGCAAAATGGTGGTTGGGCCTTCTCAATGATTCCAGCTATCAAGGCTTTATATAAGGACAAAGAAGATCAAAAACTAGCGCTAAAAAGACACCTTGAGTTCTACAACACCCACCCATACGTATCAAGCCCAGTAATGGGAGTAACCCTTGCTATGGAAGAAGAAAGAGCAAATGGAACTCCAATTGATGATGCGGCAATCAACGGTGTTAAGGTTGGTATGATGGGACCACTTGCAGGTGTAGGAGATCCAGTCTTCTGGTTTACCCTAAGACCAATTCTAGGAGCTCTAGGAGCATCCCTAGCTCTTTCAGGAAACCCACTAGGTCCAATAATATTCTTTGTATTTTGGAATCTAATAAGATATATATTTGAGTGGAAGACTCAAGAGATGGGATATAAGGCAGGTAACGAAATAACTAAAGACCTTTCTGGAGGACTTCTAGGTAGAGTTACCCTTATGGCATCAATCCTCGGTATGTTTATAGTAGGAGCCCTTGTACAAAGATGGGTATCAATCAACTTCGCAGTAAATGTATCAGAAATCACTCAACAACCAGGTTCATATATCGACTGGGCATCTCTTCCAGCTGGAGCTGAAGGAATCAAAGAAGCCCTAACTCAATATCATAACATAGGTGCCACAGCCCTAGATCCAGTAAAGGTAACAACCCTACAAGATAACTTGGATAGTTTGATTCCAGGTCTTGTACCACTTTTACTAACTCTAGGAATCTGTAAACTTCTAAAGAAAGATGTATCTCCAATTGCTATAATAGTTGCCCTATTCGTAATAGGAATCATCGCTAGATTCTTTGGAATTATGTAA
- a CDS encoding PTS mannose/fructose/sorbose transporter subunit IIC — MNILNVILIVLVAFLAGCEGILDQFQFHQPLVACTLIGLVTGHLKEGIILGGSLQLIALGWANVGAAVAPDAALASVASAIIMVLALEGGSENVSSAINTAITLAIPLSVAGLFLTMIARTLAIPMVHGMDAAAENADFRKIEILSWMGVCMQGLRIAIPALVLCFIPPKVVTDALNSMPEWLTGGMAVGGGMVAAVGYAMVINMMSTKETWPFFALGFVFAAIDQITLIGLGVIGVVLAIVYMTLKNLATSNQGGGQGSGDPLGDIINDY; from the coding sequence ATGAATATACTTAATGTTATTTTGATCGTCCTTGTAGCTTTTCTTGCAGGATGTGAAGGAATCTTAGACCAATTCCAATTTCACCAACCACTTGTTGCTTGTACCCTAATAGGTCTTGTAACAGGTCACCTAAAAGAAGGCATAATCTTGGGCGGTTCTTTACAATTAATAGCCCTCGGTTGGGCAAACGTAGGTGCGGCAGTTGCCCCAGATGCAGCGCTCGCATCAGTAGCTAGTGCTATTATAATGGTCCTTGCCCTAGAAGGTGGAAGCGAGAATGTATCTAGTGCGATTAATACTGCTATTACGCTTGCAATCCCACTTTCTGTAGCAGGACTATTCCTTACAATGATAGCAAGAACTCTTGCTATACCAATGGTTCACGGAATGGATGCAGCAGCAGAAAACGCTGACTTTAGAAAGATTGAAATTCTTTCATGGATGGGTGTATGTATGCAAGGGCTTAGAATTGCAATACCAGCCCTAGTGCTTTGCTTTATCCCTCCAAAGGTTGTAACAGATGCCCTAAACTCTATGCCAGAATGGCTAACAGGAGGAATGGCAGTTGGTGGTGGAATGGTAGCAGCTGTAGGTTATGCCATGGTTATCAACATGATGAGTACAAAAGAAACATGGCCATTCTTTGCCCTAGGTTTTGTATTCGCTGCAATCGATCAAATCACCCTAATCGGTCTTGGTGTAATAGGTGTTGTACTTGCAATTGTATATATGACTCTTAAAAATCTTGCAACAAGTAACCAAGGTGGAGGACAAGGATCAGGCGATCCTCTAGGAGATATCATAAACGATTATTAA
- a CDS encoding 5-bromo-4-chloroindolyl phosphate hydrolysis family protein, protein MSDKNKKHKKSFYDYAEDIESFDLDDIPFAEIGVKIKNSVNGAIKAFSSSSKKNVPATRNPKVCEQKPPQAGFNILAKIASIISALCFFAITIDSFTEMHYGGGFTMLFASLISLALTISVPYALWKLGNRYKRLSNNYVRFLRELGDNTVISIRDLASGVAQSEEETTKDLLYMMRKNYFKQARIVEDGKIFILDIPTFKLYKEKLDQIPSYRKNLTDDVEIDGENLSVEDLNKEKSQEIIAESITSLDKLSEKRDEIESPSFKESLGNLIENSTDILKIIEKYPDKATGLGKFSTYYLPTSLKLATSYKEFEMINSRDARIVKSMEEIEESIKTIAEAFDKMKIDLLDDRAMDIKTEIDTINLLLKQEGLTEDDWS, encoded by the coding sequence ATGTCAGATAAAAACAAAAAACACAAAAAATCTTTTTATGACTACGCAGAGGATATAGAAAGCTTCGACTTAGATGACATCCCTTTCGCAGAAATCGGCGTAAAGATCAAAAACTCTGTCAACGGAGCCATAAAGGCTTTCTCATCTTCTAGTAAGAAAAATGTGCCAGCAACTAGAAACCCAAAAGTTTGTGAGCAAAAGCCACCTCAAGCAGGATTTAACATTTTAGCAAAAATAGCTTCAATAATTTCTGCCCTTTGCTTTTTTGCAATTACCATAGATTCCTTCACAGAAATGCACTATGGTGGCGGATTTACTATGTTATTTGCATCCCTTATATCCCTAGCCCTTACTATATCAGTTCCCTATGCCCTTTGGAAATTAGGAAATAGGTATAAAAGACTATCCAATAACTACGTCAGATTTCTAAGAGAGCTTGGAGATAATACAGTAATCTCCATAAGAGATCTGGCAAGTGGGGTTGCCCAAAGTGAGGAAGAAACTACAAAAGACCTCCTCTACATGATGAGGAAAAACTACTTCAAACAAGCAAGAATTGTAGAAGATGGGAAGATATTTATCCTAGATATTCCAACCTTCAAGCTCTATAAGGAAAAGCTCGACCAGATACCTTCTTACAGGAAAAACCTCACTGACGATGTAGAAATAGACGGAGAAAACCTATCAGTAGAGGACCTAAATAAGGAAAAATCCCAAGAGATCATTGCCGAGTCAATCACATCTCTTGATAAGTTAAGCGAGAAAAGAGACGAGATAGAAAGTCCTAGCTTTAAAGAGTCTTTAGGAAATCTAATAGAAAATTCTACAGATATTCTGAAGATCATAGAAAAATATCCAGATAAAGCAACAGGCCTCGGCAAGTTTTCAACCTATTACTTGCCAACAAGCCTTAAACTTGCCACTTCCTACAAAGAATTTGAAATGATAAATTCTAGGGATGCTAGGATAGTAAAATCTATGGAAGAAATCGAAGAATCAATCAAAACTATAGCCGAAGCCTTCGACAAGATGAAAATCGACCTCCTAGACGATAGAGCCATGGACATAAAGACAGAAATCGACACAATTAACCTCTTACTCAAACAAGAGGGACTAACAGAAGATGATTGGAGTTAA